The following proteins come from a genomic window of Microbacterium sp. SY138:
- a CDS encoding ATP-binding protein, with translation MSFRTRLVVTIAAVFIAAGAALLSVQYLVVQSLFASAIDTTAATCVPALSVTQVAPGTPAADSTDMSGVSPLTESGDLLYGTTGTGCAYFADVTGFAVATPMQTVALDAVEGAVLQQSTFLADEVGSGLLLWSIVVLVAFTGVAAAIAFWLARRSLDRIGEVTAAARDISERDLGRRLDLPGPDDEIKELGDTIDGMLDRLQSAFTAQDRFVANASHELRTPLTTTRTALEIPLEQGAVPADLQANMQRALRATEQSERLITALLALARARTGLDEVEPVQLRTLIEDQVDDLDAQEIEVHANLRDLTVEGDAVLLARAVRNLLENGIRHNVPGGELWVRCRRERGRAVIEVENTGTPITPATVQLLTEPFYRGDASRTSAGPDGTGLGLAIVQSIAKTHGGEVRLRARKGGGLIAAIVLPL, from the coding sequence ATGAGCTTCCGCACCCGGCTGGTCGTCACCATCGCGGCCGTGTTCATCGCCGCGGGTGCCGCACTGCTCTCGGTGCAGTACCTGGTGGTGCAGTCGCTGTTCGCCTCGGCCATCGACACGACGGCCGCGACCTGCGTGCCCGCACTCTCGGTCACACAGGTCGCACCGGGGACGCCGGCCGCGGACAGCACCGACATGAGCGGCGTCTCCCCGCTCACCGAGAGCGGCGATCTCCTCTACGGCACGACCGGCACCGGATGCGCCTACTTCGCCGATGTCACCGGCTTCGCGGTGGCCACGCCGATGCAGACCGTCGCACTCGACGCCGTGGAAGGGGCGGTGCTGCAGCAGTCGACGTTCCTCGCGGACGAGGTCGGCAGCGGGCTCCTCCTGTGGTCGATCGTGGTGCTCGTCGCCTTCACCGGTGTCGCCGCCGCGATCGCGTTCTGGCTCGCACGGCGCTCACTTGACCGCATCGGCGAAGTCACCGCCGCAGCCCGCGACATCTCGGAGCGCGACCTCGGGCGCCGCCTCGATCTGCCGGGCCCCGACGACGAGATCAAGGAGCTGGGCGACACGATCGACGGGATGCTCGACCGGCTGCAGTCGGCGTTCACCGCGCAGGATCGCTTCGTGGCCAACGCCTCGCACGAGCTGCGCACCCCGCTGACCACGACCAGGACCGCCCTGGAGATCCCGCTCGAACAGGGGGCGGTGCCGGCGGACCTGCAGGCCAACATGCAGCGCGCGCTGCGGGCCACCGAGCAGAGCGAGCGTCTCATCACGGCCCTGCTCGCCCTCGCCCGCGCCCGCACCGGGCTGGACGAGGTCGAACCGGTGCAGCTGCGCACGCTCATCGAGGACCAGGTCGACGACCTCGACGCCCAGGAGATCGAGGTGCACGCGAACCTGCGCGACCTCACGGTCGAGGGCGATGCGGTGCTGCTGGCCAGGGCCGTGCGCAACCTGCTCGAGAACGGCATCCGCCACAACGTGCCCGGCGGTGAGCTGTGGGTGCGATGCCGGCGGGAACGCGGACGAGCCGTCATCGAGGTCGAGAACACCGGGACGCCGATCACCCCTGCCACCGTGCAGCTGCTCACCGAGCCGTTCTACCGTGGCGATGCGAGTCGCACCTCGGCCGGCCCGGACGGCACCGGCCTGGGACTCGCGATCGTGCAGAGCATCGCCAAGACCCATGGCGGCGAGGTGCGTCTGCGCGCCCGCAAGGGCGGCGGCCTGATCGCCGCGATCGTCCTCCCGCTCTGA
- a CDS encoding response regulator transcription factor: MRLLLVEDEADLADTLADGLRREGYLVDVARDGASALTAAASNDVDVIVLDRDLPVLSGDAVCRTLVAQEYPARILMLTAAGTLNDRVEGLDLGADDYLAKPFAYVELLARLRALGRRGHSARASAVLEFAGVRLDVVRRIVERDGTPIRLTLKEFGVLETLLAAEGGYVSADDLLDEVWDEPQERTRGVVKIVVHTLRRKLGAPEVVQSAAGHGYRVGTA; this comes from the coding sequence ATGCGACTGCTGCTGGTGGAAGACGAGGCCGACCTGGCCGACACCCTCGCCGACGGCCTGCGCCGGGAGGGATACCTCGTCGACGTGGCGCGCGATGGGGCGAGCGCCCTGACCGCCGCCGCATCGAACGATGTGGACGTGATCGTGCTCGACCGTGACCTGCCCGTGCTGAGCGGCGATGCCGTGTGCCGCACCCTCGTGGCGCAGGAGTACCCGGCGCGCATCCTGATGCTCACCGCCGCCGGTACCCTCAACGACCGCGTCGAGGGCCTCGACCTCGGTGCCGACGACTACCTCGCCAAGCCGTTCGCGTACGTCGAGCTGCTCGCGCGCCTGCGTGCTCTCGGCCGCCGCGGACACTCCGCGCGCGCGAGTGCGGTGCTCGAATTCGCCGGGGTGCGCCTCGACGTCGTGCGGCGCATCGTGGAGCGCGACGGCACGCCGATCCGCCTCACGCTCAAGGAGTTCGGGGTGCTCGAGACGCTTCTCGCGGCGGAGGGCGGCTACGTCAGCGCCGACGATCTGCTCGACGAGGTGTGGGACGAGCCGCAGGAACGCACCCGAGGCGTGGTGAAGATCGTGGTGCACACGCTGCGCCGCAAGCTCGGGGCTCCCGAGGTCGTCCAGTCCGCGGCGGGGCACGGGTATCGAGTGGGGACGGCATGA
- a CDS encoding peptidoglycan-binding protein: MTKVLLPVGVLLVAAAVALAVLQPWSSVAESPDDAEKPVTATAELTTLTSDLRLNGTLSYGASIALPGRGGTITRLPTAGEVIGVGQAIYEVDGKPVIAMRGDRPFWRDLGVGVEKGPDVRQLEQALADLGFGRNMTVDDEFTAVTETNVKAWQKSLGVPQDGIVKLGDVVAITAASVRIESVKGKLGDPAGTSPLTYTSTTLRVVAKLTDAQAREILPGTRVTVVLPDGTEVPATVTAVDPGGQPTEKEGETTPATANVEFDDPAVAEGIGLRAVKVVFATSEVKDALVVPVTALVATTDGGYAVDVLRKGGKVERVAVEVGLIADTKVQVTGGDLAAGDAVVVAQ; the protein is encoded by the coding sequence GTGACGAAGGTGCTGCTGCCGGTCGGGGTGCTGCTCGTGGCCGCGGCGGTGGCACTCGCAGTGCTGCAGCCGTGGAGCTCGGTGGCCGAGTCTCCGGACGACGCCGAGAAGCCGGTCACCGCCACGGCCGAGCTCACCACGCTGACCTCCGACCTGCGGCTGAACGGCACCCTCAGCTACGGAGCGTCCATCGCGCTGCCGGGGCGCGGGGGGACCATCACACGCCTGCCCACCGCGGGTGAGGTGATCGGCGTCGGCCAGGCGATCTACGAGGTCGACGGGAAGCCGGTGATCGCGATGCGCGGCGACCGTCCGTTCTGGCGCGACCTCGGCGTCGGCGTCGAGAAGGGCCCGGATGTGCGCCAGCTGGAGCAGGCGCTCGCCGACCTCGGCTTCGGCAGGAACATGACGGTGGACGACGAGTTCACCGCGGTCACGGAGACCAACGTCAAGGCCTGGCAGAAGTCGCTCGGGGTGCCGCAGGACGGCATCGTGAAGCTGGGAGACGTGGTCGCGATCACCGCCGCATCGGTGCGCATCGAGTCGGTGAAAGGAAAGCTGGGAGACCCCGCCGGGACGAGTCCGCTGACCTACACCAGCACCACCCTGCGTGTGGTCGCCAAGCTCACCGACGCGCAGGCCCGCGAGATCCTGCCGGGGACCCGGGTGACCGTGGTGCTGCCGGACGGGACGGAGGTGCCCGCGACGGTGACCGCCGTCGACCCCGGTGGTCAGCCGACCGAGAAGGAGGGCGAGACCACGCCCGCCACGGCGAACGTGGAGTTCGACGATCCGGCCGTCGCCGAGGGCATCGGACTGCGTGCGGTCAAGGTCGTGTTCGCGACCTCGGAGGTGAAGGACGCGCTGGTCGTGCCGGTCACCGCCCTGGTGGCGACGACCGACGGAGGCTATGCGGTCGACGTGCTGCGCAAGGGCGGCAAGGTCGAACGGGTCGCCGTGGAGGTCGGACTGATCGCCGACACCAAGGTGCAGGTCACGGGCGGAGACCTCGCTGCCGGCGACGCCGTGGTGGTGGCGCAATGA
- a CDS encoding ABC transporter ATP-binding protein translates to MTPDTVVELVDVIKEYPGSPPLRVLHGMSLAIESGELVAVVGASGSGKSTMLSIMGTLDDPTSGTVLIDGTDAAALAERERAVLRARRIGFVFQQFFLLPALSAVDNVALGLLYSGVPAAERSVRAAAALERVGLGARMKHRPGQLSGGEQQRVAIARAIVGNPSVLFADEPTGALDSTTGERILELLTSIADSGTAVVIITHDPHIAERTQRQVGIHDGRIVSDTGSPDREEVAA, encoded by the coding sequence ATGACACCGGACACCGTGGTCGAGCTCGTCGACGTGATCAAGGAGTATCCGGGAAGTCCGCCGCTGCGCGTGCTGCACGGCATGAGTCTCGCGATCGAGAGCGGAGAACTGGTCGCAGTGGTCGGGGCATCCGGATCCGGCAAGAGCACGATGCTCTCGATCATGGGTACGCTCGACGATCCCACCAGCGGCACCGTGCTGATCGACGGGACGGATGCCGCAGCCCTCGCCGAGCGCGAGCGGGCGGTGCTGCGCGCTCGCCGCATCGGGTTCGTGTTCCAGCAGTTCTTCCTGTTGCCGGCGCTCAGCGCGGTCGACAACGTGGCGCTCGGGCTCCTCTACTCGGGAGTGCCCGCGGCGGAGCGCTCGGTGCGTGCCGCGGCCGCCCTGGAACGGGTCGGTCTCGGCGCCCGCATGAAGCACCGGCCCGGGCAGCTCTCCGGCGGGGAGCAGCAGCGGGTGGCCATCGCCCGCGCGATCGTCGGGAATCCGTCGGTGCTCTTCGCCGACGAGCCCACGGGGGCGCTCGACTCCACCACGGGCGAACGCATCCTCGAACTCCTCACCTCGATCGCCGACTCCGGCACTGCGGTCGTGATCATCACTCATGACCCGCACATCGCGGAGCGCACGCAGCGGCAGGTCGGCATCCACGACGGACGCATCGTGAGCGATACGGGCTCACCGGATCGGGAAGAGGTCGCGGCATGA